One window of Metopolophium dirhodum isolate CAU chromosome 3, ASM1992520v1, whole genome shotgun sequence genomic DNA carries:
- the LOC132940070 gene encoding tigger transposable element-derived protein 6-like: protein MVSTSYKSYRHLNVPVSNSILFEKSINLALQLGVENFSPTIGWLTRWNWKNRNNIVFKKTCGEKKDADFQAADDYLKNFIASSNYAPDGVYNVDEIGLYYRALPDYSFDLKGNTANGCKKQMQRLTIMLACNMTGTDK, encoded by the coding sequence ATGGTTTCAACAAGCTATAAAAGCTATAGACATTTAAATGTACCGGTCagtaattctattttatttgaaaaatctataaatttagCTTTACAATTAGGCGTAGAAAATTTTAGTCCAACGATCGGGTGGCTGACTCGTTGGAATTGGAAAAAcagaaacaatattgttttcaaaaaaacatgtGGAGAAAAAAAAGATGCAGATTTTCAAGCTGCAGACGATTACTTAAAGAATTTTATTGCATCGTCTAATTATGCACCTGATGGCGTATATAATGTAGACGAAATTGGTCTGTATTATCGAGCTCTACCAGATTATTCTTTTGATCTTAAAGGAAATACGGCCAATGGTTGTAAAAAACAAATGCAAAGACTTACAATTATGCTGGCGTGCAACATGACAGGTACGGATAAATGA